Proteins found in one Fodinibius saliphilus genomic segment:
- a CDS encoding SusC/RagA family TonB-linked outer membrane protein has translation MNKKVIQCAFMIVLLLSTHSAVAQFTVTGTVTDAESEEPLIGVNIFHKASQKGTTTNIDGEFSLELPGESAVLRVTYVGYITQKVEVSTSNNRLSISLAPDIANLEEVVVTGLASTVKRENLANAVTSVDAEELVGASPKQTLSSTLYGKIPGANISSNSGAPGGGISVKLRGVTTINGSSEPLYIVDGVYLNNDAIANGSNAVTQAAAGGSSSNQDNPVNRVADLNPDEIKSIEVLKGASAAAIYGQRASGGVVIITTKRGSGGKAQFSATQSIGFTTIQKKLGQRQFTEATADSTFGPKGKALFNEAKANDRFLDYEELMYGQEGVLSKTQVSSSFGNESTSIYVSGMLQNDEGIIKTTGYEKQSIRANVDHQFTDKFNVSVSSNYIHSESRRGLTGNDNTGTTFGVSMVATPNFVDLRPKNGVYPAHPFNTANQLQTRDLFSNNENVNRVLTSVKAEYDILQKDGNYLTLQFQGGVDFFSQNNKLIFPSDLQFERISAQPGTLVETNTNNLNTNTSLMLVHTYSLSEDMTLVSQGGYTSFNNDQNTISTVGRGILGTQTNVDQTVSITNNQNRVFQRDRGFFIQEELNYDDTYIATVGLRGDKSDRNGDVNQIFYYPKASFAWNISNMDFWDGDGPIDNLKFRTAYGQTGNLSTFGAKFTSLGPSNIGGSGGILITNTRGTDDIQPERQKELEAGFDISAWKGTANLSVTVYQKNISELLLQRELEPSTGFSFESFNGGGLRNRGIEVSLDLTPVRSNNLNWNSTFNFSKNVSEVTDLSVPAFDVGGFGTSLGVYRIEEGKSATQIVGIDPVKDSNGNFSGEITTKKLGDGEPDFQLSWYNQLNILKNVDFSFMLHWKKGGDVINLTELLSDLNGTTADYDDTDLTFPDFVNEAGGITDDTKNGVKRASLLGVTTRQFVQDGSYLRMREIGLYYNVPVSTLEGISSAIRGVRFGVSATNLFTISPYRSYDPEVSNFGNQPIAQGIEVTPYPSTKQYYFHFNIDF, from the coding sequence AAGTTATACAATGCGCTTTTATGATTGTGTTGCTACTTAGCACACATTCAGCAGTAGCTCAATTTACCGTTACCGGAACCGTAACTGATGCCGAAAGTGAAGAACCTCTTATTGGGGTAAACATCTTTCATAAAGCTTCCCAAAAAGGTACTACTACTAATATAGATGGCGAGTTTAGCTTAGAACTACCGGGAGAATCAGCCGTTCTTCGTGTTACTTATGTAGGCTATATTACGCAAAAGGTAGAAGTAAGCACCTCTAACAATAGGCTCTCTATTTCATTAGCTCCCGATATTGCCAACCTAGAAGAAGTTGTTGTAACCGGTTTGGCTTCTACCGTAAAACGAGAAAACTTAGCAAACGCCGTTACCTCTGTTGATGCGGAAGAGTTAGTAGGAGCCTCACCAAAGCAAACCCTGAGCTCAACACTATATGGAAAAATTCCAGGTGCTAATATTAGCTCTAACTCCGGCGCCCCGGGTGGAGGTATCTCTGTAAAATTACGCGGTGTTACTACTATTAACGGTTCTTCAGAACCACTTTATATTGTGGATGGGGTTTATCTGAATAATGACGCTATTGCCAACGGTTCTAATGCCGTGACACAAGCAGCAGCCGGCGGTAGTTCTTCGAACCAGGATAACCCTGTAAATAGGGTGGCCGATCTGAATCCAGATGAAATAAAAAGTATTGAAGTACTCAAAGGTGCGTCTGCAGCCGCCATTTACGGGCAACGAGCCTCCGGTGGTGTGGTTATTATTACAACCAAAAGAGGCAGTGGAGGGAAGGCCCAATTTAGTGCTACTCAGTCTATTGGCTTTACTACCATCCAGAAAAAGCTGGGACAGCGCCAATTTACAGAAGCAACTGCTGACTCGACCTTCGGTCCTAAAGGAAAAGCGCTTTTTAATGAAGCCAAAGCCAACGATCGCTTCCTGGATTATGAAGAACTCATGTATGGACAGGAAGGGGTACTCTCCAAAACCCAGGTCAGCAGTAGCTTTGGAAATGAATCTACTTCGATCTATGTGAGCGGAATGCTTCAAAATGATGAGGGTATTATTAAGACTACCGGTTATGAAAAGCAATCGATCCGGGCCAATGTGGACCATCAATTTACCGATAAATTTAATGTCTCCGTTTCCTCAAACTACATCCATTCGGAATCGAGACGTGGACTTACCGGTAACGACAATACCGGAACTACTTTTGGAGTTTCGATGGTAGCCACTCCAAATTTTGTTGATTTGCGCCCTAAAAATGGTGTATACCCTGCACATCCTTTTAATACGGCAAATCAACTGCAAACACGCGACCTATTTTCAAACAATGAGAACGTTAACCGTGTTTTGACTTCCGTTAAGGCTGAATATGACATTCTCCAAAAAGATGGAAATTACCTGACGCTCCAGTTCCAGGGCGGCGTTGACTTTTTTAGTCAAAACAATAAACTGATCTTCCCAAGTGACCTTCAGTTCGAACGCATCAGCGCTCAACCGGGCACCCTGGTAGAAACCAATACCAACAACCTGAATACCAACACATCATTAATGTTGGTTCATACCTACAGCCTTTCCGAAGATATGACACTGGTCTCGCAAGGTGGATATACTTCATTTAATAACGACCAGAACACCATTTCTACTGTTGGTAGAGGTATTTTAGGTACCCAAACCAATGTAGATCAAACTGTAAGTATCACCAATAATCAAAACCGAGTATTCCAGCGAGATCGTGGATTCTTCATCCAGGAAGAGCTTAACTACGATGATACCTATATTGCCACTGTAGGATTACGTGGCGACAAATCGGATCGTAATGGAGATGTGAATCAGATATTTTATTATCCCAAAGCATCATTCGCGTGGAATATTTCCAATATGGACTTTTGGGATGGCGATGGCCCCATCGACAATTTAAAATTCCGTACAGCATACGGACAAACAGGAAACCTTTCTACCTTCGGAGCAAAGTTTACTTCGCTGGGCCCGTCTAACATAGGTGGATCTGGGGGAATATTAATCACCAATACACGGGGAACCGATGATATTCAACCAGAGCGCCAGAAAGAACTGGAAGCCGGTTTTGATATCAGCGCATGGAAAGGAACAGCGAACCTAAGCGTTACCGTATACCAGAAAAATATTTCGGAACTACTTCTACAGCGCGAACTGGAACCATCTACCGGCTTTAGTTTTGAAAGCTTCAACGGAGGAGGATTACGCAACCGGGGAATTGAAGTCAGCCTGGACCTTACTCCCGTTCGCAGTAACAACCTCAATTGGAACTCCACATTCAACTTCTCCAAAAATGTTTCTGAGGTAACAGACCTCTCTGTTCCTGCCTTTGATGTAGGTGGTTTCGGAACATCACTGGGTGTTTATCGCATAGAAGAAGGGAAATCAGCTACACAAATTGTGGGTATTGATCCTGTCAAAGACAGCAACGGTAATTTTAGTGGAGAGATTACTACTAAAAAATTAGGTGATGGTGAGCCCGACTTTCAGCTTTCTTGGTATAACCAACTAAACATACTCAAGAATGTAGACTTCTCCTTTATGCTACACTGGAAAAAAGGAGGCGACGTTATCAACCTCACCGAACTCCTGTCGGACCTTAATGGTACCACCGCCGATTATGATGATACCGATCTTACCTTCCCCGACTTTGTTAACGAAGCCGGTGGTATTACAGATGATACTAAGAACGGGGTAAAGCGTGCCAGTCTGCTGGGGGTTACTACCCGACAATTTGTTCAGGATGGGTCCTATCTTCGTATGAGAGAAATTGGGCTTTACTATAATGTTCCGGTTTCAACACTGGAAGGCATTAGTTCAGCTATACGAGGGGTACGCTTTGGAGTATCTGCAACAAACTTGTTTACCATATCCCCCTATCGCAGCTATGATCCCGAAGTTTCCAACTTTGGTAACCAACCCATTGCTCAAGGTATTGAGGTGACACCTTATCCCTCAACCAAGCAGTACTACTTCCACTTTAATATCGATTTTTAA
- a CDS encoding RagB/SusD family nutrient uptake outer membrane protein, whose amino-acid sequence MNNIKHRISIAFVLLLALIFVSCNVVNIEDRPDPNNTALQTVVENPSPSEINTLVTGTESSLRTDLRIYHINVGMIGREMYRFLAAEPRNTQDLLGGGSSELDAGSFYTTRPWAAFYTSIRNANILIESVKTITDNNAVSEAQRNGIFGFAKTIKAYQYLMALTMHNENGIRQQNQTDFFTTGPLLSKADSYQLIADLLDEAATHLSNAGSEFSFPLSDGFADFNSPSTFLEFNQALRARVAVYRGNFDDALGFVNNSFVDASGDLENGVYHIFSTATNDVTNPLFSNPQSGAGDSYVVHPSFVADAESGDNRVVGNKAILRVDDNGDVNTASLDGLSSDYGLFVYKTQTSPMPIIRNAELLLIRAEANINGSSPDLAAAEDDINIIRNAAGLSDYGGAQTQQALEDEMLRQRRYELFFEGHRWVDMRRYNRLGNLPLDRSGDNVWASFPIPESENL is encoded by the coding sequence ATGAACAATATTAAACATCGTATATCGATCGCTTTTGTATTACTGCTTGCCTTGATTTTTGTAAGCTGTAATGTTGTAAACATTGAAGATCGTCCGGATCCGAATAACACGGCACTACAAACAGTAGTCGAAAATCCGAGCCCTTCTGAGATTAACACTCTTGTAACGGGTACTGAATCGAGCCTGAGAACCGACCTTCGTATCTACCACATCAACGTTGGTATGATCGGTCGGGAAATGTATCGCTTTTTAGCAGCTGAACCACGCAACACCCAGGATCTGTTGGGCGGCGGTTCTTCTGAACTGGATGCCGGTTCTTTCTATACCACACGCCCCTGGGCAGCGTTCTATACCAGCATACGTAATGCCAATATTCTCATTGAATCAGTAAAAACCATTACTGACAACAATGCAGTAAGTGAAGCACAACGAAACGGTATCTTTGGATTTGCCAAAACCATTAAGGCCTATCAATACCTTATGGCCCTAACGATGCATAACGAGAACGGGATTCGTCAACAAAATCAAACGGATTTCTTCACTACTGGTCCATTATTGAGCAAAGCTGACAGCTATCAGCTGATTGCTGACCTTCTTGATGAAGCTGCTACGCATCTTTCAAATGCCGGAAGTGAATTCTCTTTCCCTTTGTCAGATGGCTTTGCCGATTTTAACAGTCCTTCCACCTTTTTAGAGTTTAACCAAGCCCTGAGAGCACGGGTTGCCGTGTACCGCGGGAATTTCGACGATGCTCTGGGCTTTGTCAATAACTCATTTGTGGATGCCAGCGGAGATCTCGAAAATGGTGTATATCATATCTTTTCCACTGCAACTAATGATGTGACTAACCCATTGTTTTCAAATCCGCAATCCGGAGCCGGTGACAGTTACGTAGTTCACCCCTCATTTGTAGCGGATGCCGAAAGTGGAGACAACCGGGTAGTTGGCAATAAAGCCATTTTGCGCGTAGATGATAACGGCGACGTAAACACTGCTAGCCTTGATGGGCTTTCCAGTGATTATGGCCTGTTTGTTTACAAAACCCAAACATCCCCAATGCCAATTATCAGAAATGCGGAATTGCTTCTTATTCGTGCAGAAGCCAACATCAACGGAAGTTCTCCTGATTTGGCTGCTGCAGAAGATGATATTAATATAATTCGCAATGCAGCAGGACTATCTGACTACGGTGGAGCTCAAACACAACAAGCTCTCGAAGATGAAATGCTGCGTCAGCGGCGATACGAACTATTCTTCGAAGGGCACCGCTGGGTGGATATGCGTCGGTACAATCGGTTGGGGAATCTACCACTCGACCGTTCCGGTGATAACGTCTGGGCATCATTTCCGATACCGGAAAGTGAAAACCTATAA
- the lhgO gene encoding L-2-hydroxyglutarate oxidase: MTYDFLIVGAGIVGLSTAYKLSERFPDTNILVLEKEDEVAAHQTGNNSGVIHSGIYYDPNSYRAKNCVEGRHQLVDFCEKHGVDYEICGKVIVATEEEDISRLNGIFETGKINGIEGIKKIGPKELNDIEPYTTGVKAIHVPCSGIVDYIGVCKKLSDLIEERGHTVACGKEVKKISNNGKNLSVLTNCGTFNSRYLINCAGLYSDHVAESAGVFPDIQIVPFRGEYFELKPEAKHFVNGLIYPMPNPAFPFLGVHFTKMVNGAIECGPNAVFAFEREGYDKISFDLEETIETLNFPGFWKLAKKHWKMGLDEWYRSFSKKAFVKGLQKLIPAIQPQHLKPSPSGVRAMALKPNGEILDDFHYEATENEIHVLNAPSPAATAGLAIGDEIVKRAEDSFSL, encoded by the coding sequence ATGACATACGATTTTCTTATTGTCGGTGCAGGTATCGTCGGGCTCTCAACAGCCTATAAATTATCTGAACGTTTTCCAGATACTAATATACTGGTCCTTGAAAAAGAAGATGAAGTAGCGGCCCACCAAACCGGAAACAACTCGGGGGTTATTCACTCCGGTATCTACTACGACCCCAATAGCTATCGTGCAAAAAACTGTGTCGAAGGCCGTCACCAGCTGGTTGATTTTTGTGAAAAACATGGGGTTGATTATGAAATTTGCGGCAAAGTTATTGTTGCTACTGAGGAAGAAGATATCTCCCGTCTGAACGGTATTTTCGAGACCGGTAAAATAAACGGCATTGAAGGAATCAAAAAAATTGGGCCCAAAGAACTTAATGACATAGAACCCTACACCACCGGTGTAAAAGCAATCCATGTGCCATGCTCCGGCATCGTCGATTATATTGGCGTTTGTAAGAAGCTGAGTGATCTTATAGAAGAACGAGGTCATACCGTGGCTTGCGGCAAAGAAGTAAAAAAAATTAGTAACAATGGCAAAAACCTGTCTGTGCTAACCAATTGTGGCACCTTTAATAGCCGCTACCTCATTAACTGTGCCGGCTTGTATAGTGATCATGTTGCTGAGTCTGCAGGGGTATTCCCTGACATTCAAATTGTGCCTTTTCGCGGGGAATACTTTGAATTAAAACCGGAGGCCAAGCACTTTGTAAACGGTCTTATCTATCCTATGCCAAATCCTGCATTCCCATTTTTAGGAGTACATTTTACCAAGATGGTGAATGGGGCTATTGAATGTGGACCCAATGCCGTATTCGCTTTTGAACGAGAAGGCTATGATAAAATCTCTTTTGACCTGGAAGAAACAATTGAAACCCTGAATTTTCCCGGCTTTTGGAAGCTTGCAAAAAAGCACTGGAAAATGGGTCTTGACGAATGGTATCGCTCTTTTTCAAAGAAAGCATTTGTGAAAGGGTTACAAAAACTGATCCCTGCTATTCAACCTCAACATTTAAAACCTTCTCCTTCAGGAGTTCGGGCGATGGCTTTGAAACCGAATGGCGAAATCCTTGATGATTTCCATTATGAGGCCACCGAAAATGAGATCCATGTTCTTAATGCTCCCAGTCCGGCCGCTACTGCGGGCCTGGCCATTGGTGATGAAATCGTGAAACGGGCAGAAGACTCTTTTTCACTTTAG
- a CDS encoding FAD-binding and (Fe-S)-binding domain-containing protein, protein MEQDLHIVTDEQTRRLYATDASSYEELPQSVAFPTSITDIAAIVKHARDHGVSITARGAGTSLAGQTTGPGIVMDVGRNMNEIIEINPQKKQATVQPGVIRDSLNRTTDKHNLLFGPDTATTNRCMIGGMIGNNSCGIFSIKHNTTREHIIEINAVLSDGSRATFKPLTPEELEKKKQLDTLEGEIYRGITALVENHRDEILASYPHPDIRRRNTGYALDRLCEMQPFVEDGRPFNMAELLCGSEGTLAMTGSATVNLVEKDPESVIVVPHFSTIRKALEATVEAVKMEPAAAELVDHIILDATKENIEQRKNRFFLEGEPHCILIIQFDGHNQQALVNKAKKLATRLTQLELSDSTPIITDEKRKERVWNLRKAGLGLLMGLGSKGRTPTFCEDTAVRVPDLPDYIDDFQQILDNHNTDCVFYAHASVGELHLRPVINLQDPEGIQKMKSMAGDIAELVRSYRGSLSGEHGDGRARAPYIEKVLGSEMMPLLKQVKQIWDPENIFNPGKITNPKPLEEDLRYSPSYERPNPDTHFNWRKEGSFGHALELCNGAGVCRKLADSGGTMCPSYMATKEEKDTTRGRANLFRQLFAGKKQDAFSSDELKDALDLCLSCKACKSECPANVDMARMKAEFTQGWHEKHGIDLEERFFGQAAKLYPMASYFPKVSNWFMSQPVIKELLEQFLGIDKRRTLPSFAPETFMNWFNNDYTSRVDGEKVVLLVDIFTNYHEPEVGKAAVRFLEESGYRVHVPDFHEVGRPQISKGMLDHAKDLLDQNLPRLAAYASDEMPIIGLEPSEILTLRDEYLDLCDDHQLSQTKNVADHTFTFDEFAAKVLKENGTGIHNGGQQTVYVHGHCHQKSLAGHKNIKKLLELRGYQPKILDTGCCGMAGSFGYEKGHYEVSMEIGNQRLFSSLGELPDEALICAPGFSCRHQIADGTGRNALHPVQFLG, encoded by the coding sequence ATGGAGCAAGACCTGCATATTGTAACGGATGAACAAACGCGGCGACTGTATGCTACCGACGCTTCCAGCTATGAAGAGTTGCCTCAAAGTGTCGCTTTCCCTACCTCAATAACCGATATTGCTGCAATAGTCAAACATGCCCGAGACCATGGGGTAAGTATCACTGCGCGTGGGGCAGGGACCAGCCTCGCAGGCCAGACTACCGGCCCCGGCATTGTTATGGATGTTGGCCGCAATATGAATGAAATAATTGAGATCAATCCCCAAAAAAAGCAGGCTACCGTACAACCCGGTGTGATACGAGATTCCTTAAACCGAACGACTGACAAACATAACCTTCTTTTCGGTCCGGATACTGCTACTACCAACCGCTGTATGATTGGCGGCATGATTGGGAATAATTCTTGTGGTATCTTTTCTATTAAGCACAACACTACGCGCGAACATATTATTGAAATTAATGCGGTGCTAAGTGATGGATCTCGGGCTACCTTTAAACCGCTGACACCGGAAGAGCTAGAGAAAAAAAAGCAGCTTGATACCCTTGAAGGGGAGATCTATCGTGGGATTACAGCCCTGGTTGAAAACCACCGGGATGAGATTCTTGCCAGCTACCCACATCCCGATATTAGGCGGCGTAATACCGGCTATGCACTCGATCGTTTGTGCGAAATGCAGCCGTTTGTAGAAGATGGACGCCCGTTCAATATGGCTGAATTATTATGTGGCAGCGAAGGCACCCTGGCCATGACCGGTTCCGCAACAGTGAACTTAGTAGAAAAGGACCCAGAATCAGTTATCGTGGTTCCACATTTCTCTACCATTCGTAAAGCTTTGGAAGCTACTGTAGAAGCGGTAAAAATGGAACCGGCTGCTGCTGAACTGGTTGACCATATTATTTTAGATGCCACCAAAGAAAATATTGAACAGCGGAAGAACCGGTTTTTCCTCGAAGGGGAACCACACTGTATTTTAATCATCCAGTTTGATGGGCACAACCAACAAGCGCTTGTGAACAAAGCCAAAAAATTGGCAACACGACTAACCCAATTAGAACTTAGTGACTCAACACCTATCATCACTGATGAAAAGAGAAAAGAACGTGTTTGGAACTTGCGTAAAGCCGGACTTGGGCTACTGATGGGACTAGGCTCAAAAGGAAGAACCCCCACTTTTTGTGAGGATACGGCCGTGCGCGTCCCTGACCTACCTGACTATATTGATGACTTCCAACAAATCCTGGATAACCATAACACAGACTGTGTTTTCTATGCCCATGCTTCTGTAGGAGAACTGCATTTGCGACCTGTTATTAACTTGCAAGATCCTGAGGGCATACAAAAAATGAAAAGTATGGCCGGTGATATTGCCGAATTGGTCCGCAGCTATCGTGGCTCCCTTTCCGGCGAACACGGTGATGGTCGCGCCCGTGCCCCCTATATTGAAAAAGTGCTCGGCTCCGAGATGATGCCATTACTAAAGCAAGTTAAGCAGATATGGGATCCGGAAAATATCTTTAACCCCGGAAAAATCACCAATCCCAAACCACTAGAAGAAGATCTGCGCTACTCTCCTTCTTATGAGCGCCCCAATCCCGATACCCATTTCAACTGGCGAAAAGAGGGGAGCTTTGGGCATGCCCTGGAACTCTGTAATGGGGCCGGCGTTTGCCGTAAACTTGCTGATAGCGGCGGCACCATGTGTCCCAGTTATATGGCTACTAAAGAGGAGAAAGATACCACCCGTGGACGTGCAAACTTATTCAGACAGCTTTTTGCTGGAAAAAAACAGGACGCCTTTAGCTCTGACGAGCTCAAAGATGCTCTCGATCTATGTCTAAGTTGCAAAGCCTGCAAGAGTGAATGTCCTGCTAATGTCGATATGGCCAGGATGAAAGCAGAGTTTACCCAGGGCTGGCACGAAAAGCACGGCATTGACTTGGAAGAGCGTTTCTTTGGCCAGGCAGCCAAACTATACCCCATGGCCAGTTACTTTCCGAAGGTATCGAACTGGTTCATGAGCCAACCCGTAATCAAAGAATTACTTGAGCAATTTCTGGGAATCGACAAACGACGCACCCTCCCCTCTTTTGCACCCGAAACCTTTATGAACTGGTTTAACAATGACTATACCAGTAGAGTCGATGGAGAAAAGGTGGTTTTACTGGTTGATATCTTTACTAATTACCATGAGCCTGAAGTGGGAAAAGCTGCGGTTCGTTTCCTGGAAGAGTCGGGCTACCGGGTTCATGTACCGGATTTCCATGAAGTGGGGCGTCCCCAGATATCTAAAGGAATGCTCGATCATGCCAAAGACCTCCTCGATCAAAATCTCCCCAGGCTGGCGGCTTATGCTTCCGATGAAATGCCCATCATTGGTCTGGAACCCTCGGAAATACTCACCCTTCGTGATGAATACCTGGATTTATGTGACGACCACCAGTTGTCACAGACAAAAAACGTGGCTGATCATACTTTTACTTTTGATGAGTTTGCAGCAAAAGTGTTAAAAGAAAATGGGACCGGTATTCATAATGGTGGTCAGCAAACAGTATATGTACATGGGCACTGCCATCAGAAATCTCTGGCGGGACACAAAAACATTAAAAAGTTACTCGAACTTCGGGGGTATCAACCCAAGATTCTTGATACCGGTTGTTGCGGAATGGCTGGCAGCTTTGGCTACGAGAAAGGACATTATGAGGTCTCTATGGAGATCGGAAACCAGCGCCTTTTTTCATCTTTAGGCGAGCTCCCGGATGAAGCTCTTATCTGCGCACCCGGCTTTTCGTGTCGTCACCAAATAGCTGATGGCACCGGTAGAAATGCATTGCATCCAGTACAGTTTCTAGGTTAA
- a CDS encoding cupredoxin domain-containing protein, translating into MFNNNRRNIILSIIVSLLLFFAGCGDSMTSSGEEGGQSASFDSGTIGPGETFTYTFSEEEVVEYYCTIHIPDMQGQITVTSNAKTVDRDTVSMENNKFVPENLEVAPNTEVIWINNQDHTHDIKTGNPSNNGGGDDY; encoded by the coding sequence ATGTTTAATAACAACCGGCGAAATATCATATTGAGTATCATTGTATCACTACTTCTTTTTTTTGCAGGATGTGGAGATTCAATGACTTCTTCAGGCGAAGAGGGTGGTCAATCTGCGAGCTTTGACAGTGGAACCATTGGCCCGGGCGAAACATTTACTTACACCTTTTCGGAGGAGGAAGTAGTCGAATATTACTGCACCATTCATATCCCAGATATGCAGGGACAAATTACTGTTACATCCAATGCTAAAACAGTAGATAGAGATACCGTCAGTATGGAAAATAATAAGTTTGTTCCTGAGAACCTTGAAGTAGCTCCCAATACCGAGGTCATTTGGATTAACAATCAAGATCACACTCATGATATTAAAACAGGTAATCCATCAAATAATGGTGGTGGTGACGATTACTAA
- a CDS encoding rhodanese-like domain-containing protein encodes MGKHHSDRFVTLVDDAKTRIEEVTPAKVKRKQDSEEDFVLLDVREQDEWEDAHIVNADYIGRGVIERDIEEEYPNMEEELVLYCGGGYRSALAADNLQKMGYRNVKSLAGGFRSWVEAGYPIEKKEQ; translated from the coding sequence ATGGGAAAACATCATTCTGACAGATTTGTTACTCTCGTTGACGATGCTAAAACGCGCATCGAAGAAGTTACTCCTGCTAAAGTAAAGAGGAAACAGGACAGTGAAGAGGATTTTGTGCTGTTGGATGTGCGCGAGCAGGATGAATGGGAGGATGCTCATATCGTTAACGCAGATTATATCGGGCGAGGGGTTATTGAACGAGATATTGAAGAAGAATATCCCAATATGGAGGAGGAGCTGGTGCTTTATTGCGGCGGCGGTTACCGATCGGCACTGGCAGCAGATAATCTCCAGAAGATGGGTTATAGAAACGTGAAGTCGCTGGCCGGCGGATTTCGTTCCTGGGTTGAGGCGGGTTATCCTATCGAAAAAAAGGAGCAATAA